One window from the genome of Streptomyces sp. WZ-12 encodes:
- a CDS encoding DUF2637 domain-containing protein, producing MRLLGLVAIGGGSALAGIGFTGSYSALARLGSEHGFGWFADVFPIGVDVGIVVLLTLDLFLIHRRAPWPVLRLLAHTFTVATIVFNAAAAGPIRTDPVGAAMHAVVPLMFVASVEAGRRLVVRAAQLADGKAVDRIPLHRWILAPWPTWLLYRRMRLWGLPSYTAAVTREQERTVYRVMLIREYGDVDKAPQEARLPLKMAQYGLSVDEALALPAQAEQAAAQRRERAEEAEMEAQARAAKRQAQAEVQQLRTAAEVEEARAEAAALAGAAKATAEGRTAQAHIEAQARTQAAQRAATAAERTAAAESDALQSATAAAALRKAAEDEKAALETRARNAETQKAALETEAAAAEARARIKAAEAAEAAKEKSRAADVEAAEAAKQRAAETRARVAEIELAALEREDRARLKPSERDARRVARMILTDAAGIPESLDLKVIADALGISVTTASDRRKEAAALLSGGYTLPTVDTRVPA from the coding sequence ATGCGACTGCTTGGCCTGGTGGCCATCGGCGGTGGTTCGGCGCTGGCCGGGATCGGGTTCACCGGCTCGTATTCCGCACTCGCCCGGCTCGGTTCCGAGCACGGCTTCGGCTGGTTCGCCGACGTCTTCCCGATCGGGGTGGACGTCGGCATCGTGGTCCTGCTCACCTTGGACCTGTTCCTGATCCATCGCCGTGCGCCGTGGCCGGTGCTGCGACTGCTGGCCCACACCTTCACCGTGGCGACGATCGTGTTCAACGCTGCCGCGGCCGGCCCGATCCGCACGGATCCGGTCGGGGCGGCGATGCACGCGGTGGTCCCGCTGATGTTCGTCGCCTCCGTCGAAGCCGGCCGCCGCCTGGTCGTGCGGGCCGCGCAACTCGCCGACGGCAAAGCCGTGGACCGGATCCCGCTGCACCGCTGGATCCTGGCCCCTTGGCCGACCTGGCTGCTGTATCGGCGGATGCGGCTGTGGGGCCTTCCCTCCTACACCGCCGCGGTGACACGGGAGCAGGAACGGACCGTCTACCGCGTCATGCTCATCCGCGAGTACGGCGACGTCGACAAGGCGCCGCAAGAGGCCCGACTGCCGCTGAAGATGGCCCAGTACGGGCTGAGCGTGGACGAGGCCCTGGCCCTGCCCGCGCAGGCCGAACAAGCCGCCGCGCAACGCCGCGAACGGGCCGAGGAAGCCGAGATGGAGGCGCAGGCGCGGGCGGCGAAGCGACAGGCCCAGGCCGAAGTGCAGCAGCTTCGCACCGCCGCGGAAGTCGAGGAGGCCCGAGCGGAGGCGGCGGCCCTGGCAGGCGCCGCCAAGGCCACTGCGGAAGGCCGCACGGCCCAGGCCCACATCGAAGCCCAGGCCCGCACCCAGGCCGCCCAGCGAGCCGCCACAGCGGCGGAACGCACCGCAGCCGCCGAATCCGACGCCCTCCAATCCGCCACCGCCGCGGCCGCTTTGAGGAAGGCCGCCGAGGACGAGAAGGCCGCTCTCGAAACGCGGGCCCGCAACGCCGAAACGCAGAAGGCTGCCCTCGAAACGGAAGCCGCGGCCGCCGAAGCGCGTGCCCGGATCAAGGCCGCGGAAGCGGCAGAGGCGGCCAAGGAGAAGTCCCGCGCGGCCGATGTCGAGGCCGCGGAGGCGGCGAAGCAGCGTGCTGCCGAAACGCGGGCCCGTGTCGCCGAAATCGAGTTGGCCGCCCTCGAAAGGGAGGACCGGGCCCGGCTCAAGCCCTCGGAACGCGACGCCCGCCGTGTCGCCCGGATGATCCTCACCGACGCCGCCGGCATCCCCGAGAGCCTCGACCTGAAGGTCATCGCGGACGCCCTCGGAATCTCCGTGACCACCGCGTCAGACCGCCGCAAGGAAGCCGCCGCCCTCCTCTCCGGCGGCTACACCCTCCCGACAGTGGATACGCGGGTGCCGGCGTGA
- a CDS encoding DNA cytosine methyltransferase: MSGLRIGSLCTGYGGLDMAAQAVFGGTVAWVADPDPGASLILTHHHPQVPNLGDLTAVDWAGVEPVDVLTAGYPCQPFSTAGHRKGVADDRHIWPHIAGALRVLRPRVAVFENVANHLRIGFPDVLADLAALGFDAWWCVVRASDVGAPHQRRRLVVLAVAADTDGSGLEGCGLRRAVAERRGPAADAADLGHQRGRSTRGRRPGPVDRSVATADTDRGGFTDHGEPESGRDAVRQRVRHDADRRQPATPADAHGVGRGAPERDVRQGQPDAVWGRFLPAVRRWEHVTGRPAPGPTDALGRLNPPFVEWMMGLPVGHVTDVPGLTRTQRLKALGNGVVPQQIEAALRFLAPTAVGARRWEVAA; the protein is encoded by the coding sequence GTGAGCGGCCTTCGGATCGGTTCGCTGTGCACCGGCTACGGCGGCCTGGACATGGCCGCCCAAGCCGTCTTCGGGGGCACGGTGGCATGGGTCGCGGACCCCGACCCCGGCGCCTCCCTGATCCTCACCCACCACCACCCGCAGGTGCCCAACCTCGGCGACCTGACGGCCGTGGACTGGGCCGGCGTCGAACCGGTCGACGTGCTGACGGCCGGCTACCCGTGCCAGCCGTTCAGCACCGCCGGCCACCGAAAAGGAGTCGCCGATGACCGGCACATCTGGCCGCACATCGCGGGCGCCCTTCGCGTTCTACGACCCCGCGTCGCGGTCTTTGAGAACGTCGCAAACCACCTTCGAATCGGATTTCCCGACGTCCTCGCCGACCTTGCCGCCCTCGGGTTCGATGCGTGGTGGTGCGTTGTACGCGCATCCGACGTGGGCGCCCCCCACCAGCGGCGCCGGCTGGTCGTCCTTGCGGTCGCTGCCGACACCGACGGCTCGGGACTGGAAGGGTGCGGGCTACGACGGGCAGTTGCCGAACGCCGTGGCCCTGCTGCCGATGCCGCGGACCTCGGACACCAACGGGGCCGGAGCACACGGGGACGGAGGCCCGGACCTGTGGACCGCAGTGTCGCTACTGCCGACACCGACCGTGGCGGATTCACGGACCACGGCGAACCGGAGAGCGGACGGGACGCCGTACGGCAGCGGGTACGGCATGACGCTGACCGACGCCAGCCGGCGACTCCTGCCGACGCCCACGGCGTCGGACGGGGAGCGCCGGAGCGCGACGTACGGCAGGGGCAACCCGACGCTGTCTGGGGCCGTTTCCTCCCCGCCGTCCGACGCTGGGAGCACGTCACCGGACGGCCCGCCCCCGGGCCAACTGACGCTCTGGGGCGCCTGAACCCGCCGTTCGTCGAATGGATGATGGGCCTGCCCGTCGGTCACGTCACCGACGTCCCCGGCCTGACCCGCACCCAGCGACTCAAGGCGCTGGGCAACGGCGTCGTGCCGCAGCAGATCGAGGCCGCCTTGCGTTTCCTGGCACCGACCGCGGTCGGCGCCAGGCGGTGGGAGGTGGCGGCGTGA
- a CDS encoding DUF6251 family protein, producing MTTPRRYQFDNPLPTPRQETRLPVYQPTPMPGPAVYEDGRPIVVQHIHHAPPDRTVQRVALGAGVGGGAVAAGVFLGPMLATLLASAAVPIAFIALALVSAAWGIGTVVKAVGGPEGESAAKNVAKARRRG from the coding sequence ATGACGACCCCGCGCCGCTACCAGTTCGACAACCCCCTGCCCACCCCGCGGCAGGAGACGCGCCTGCCCGTCTACCAGCCCACGCCGATGCCCGGCCCGGCCGTGTACGAGGACGGGCGGCCGATCGTCGTCCAGCACATCCACCACGCCCCGCCCGACCGCACCGTCCAACGCGTCGCCCTCGGGGCCGGCGTGGGCGGCGGTGCGGTGGCTGCTGGTGTCTTCCTTGGCCCGATGCTCGCAACTCTGCTGGCCTCCGCCGCCGTCCCGATCGCCTTCATCGCCCTGGCCCTGGTCTCCGCCGCGTGGGGCATCGGCACGGTCGTGAAGGCCGTCGGCGGCCCCGAGGGCGAGTCGGCCGCGAAGAACGTCGCCAAAGCCCGCCGGCGCGGCTGA
- a CDS encoding DUF6257 family protein translates to MAQHNQPPLTAAEKAKLTVLTARMCKRSLAGEHVDLNDLQRKVDRILDDAAKRAETNPR, encoded by the coding sequence ATGGCCCAGCACAACCAGCCGCCGCTCACGGCGGCCGAGAAAGCCAAGCTCACCGTTCTCACCGCCCGGATGTGCAAGCGCTCCCTGGCAGGCGAGCACGTCGACCTCAACGACCTTCAGCGCAAGGTCGATCGCATCCTCGACGACGCCGCCAAGCGCGCCGAGACCAACCCCCGCTGA
- a CDS encoding FtsK/SpoIIIE domain-containing protein — MTDTVTPPAHLRPVPDTPDEDDAPAVPPAVDNPALPKPGLVNEKRKPILAGWMTNRRDFLATARHASANLGYASLYHGARLPVYSARLTFMAPRGACRFVSSTNRWVWDREAAPLRAHAVANEDVEEYMRLARLRAGRVRLRGLVALIAAVFGTGFALWLYVMAPGLLYAFAAGGVLLLGRAGQQPDAPVIGPAVLKTEVQKLTGTIVLRGLESIGNTRITAAIKKGGDMNGMRFTSEIVRDGPGYRAELDLPYGVTPDDVMKEREPLASGLRRKVGCVWPSPDPTEHEGRLILWVGDKPMNETTKPAWPLLKSGQVDLFKPVVFGNDQRMRDVQVTLMFASVVVGSIPRMGKTFLIRLLLLIAALDPRAELHAFDFKGTGDFGALEPVCHRYRAGEEDEDIEYVVQALRELKEELRRRAKVIKSLPRSRCPESKVTPELAGDKKLGLHPIVLGFDECQVPFEHEKYGAEIEAICTDLVKRGPALGMVAMFGTQRPDAKSLPTGISANAVLRFCLKVMGQPANDMVLGTSMYKAGYRATMFSRSDRGICWMAGEGDDPRIVASAFVDAVGAETVVARARAMREEYGNVTGHAIGQTPNATAGSDILADVLAVIPALEKAVWCERIATRLAELRPEAYTGWKGENVTAAMKPWGIKPGQVWGQTDDGEGRNRRGIERADITAAITRRDADRAAA; from the coding sequence ATGACCGATACCGTCACCCCTCCCGCGCACCTGCGCCCCGTACCGGACACCCCCGACGAGGACGACGCCCCGGCCGTACCGCCGGCCGTCGACAACCCCGCCCTGCCCAAGCCCGGCCTGGTCAACGAAAAGCGCAAGCCGATCCTGGCCGGCTGGATGACCAACCGCCGCGACTTCCTAGCCACCGCCCGCCACGCCAGCGCCAACCTCGGCTACGCCTCCCTCTACCACGGCGCCCGACTGCCGGTATACAGCGCGCGGTTGACGTTCATGGCCCCCCGCGGCGCGTGCCGGTTCGTCTCCTCCACCAACCGGTGGGTCTGGGACCGTGAGGCGGCCCCGCTGCGAGCCCACGCCGTCGCCAACGAGGACGTCGAGGAGTACATGCGGCTGGCCCGCCTGCGCGCCGGACGCGTCCGCCTGCGGGGCCTGGTGGCCCTGATCGCCGCCGTGTTCGGCACCGGCTTCGCCCTGTGGCTCTACGTCATGGCCCCCGGCCTGCTCTACGCGTTCGCCGCCGGCGGGGTACTGCTGCTGGGACGGGCCGGGCAGCAACCCGACGCCCCCGTCATCGGCCCCGCGGTACTCAAGACCGAGGTGCAAAAGCTCACCGGCACCATCGTGCTGCGCGGGCTGGAGAGCATCGGCAACACGAGGATCACCGCCGCCATCAAGAAGGGCGGCGACATGAACGGGATGCGCTTCACCAGCGAAATCGTCCGCGACGGCCCCGGCTACCGCGCCGAACTCGACCTCCCCTACGGCGTCACCCCCGACGACGTGATGAAGGAACGCGAACCACTCGCCTCCGGGCTGCGTCGCAAGGTCGGCTGCGTGTGGCCCTCCCCCGACCCCACCGAGCACGAAGGCCGGCTCATCCTGTGGGTCGGGGACAAGCCGATGAACGAGACCACCAAACCCGCCTGGCCACTGCTCAAGTCCGGGCAGGTGGACCTGTTCAAGCCCGTGGTGTTCGGCAACGACCAACGCATGCGCGACGTGCAGGTCACGCTGATGTTCGCCTCCGTCGTCGTCGGCTCCATCCCCCGCATGGGCAAGACGTTCCTGATCCGCCTGCTGCTCCTGATCGCCGCCCTCGACCCCCGCGCCGAACTGCACGCGTTCGACTTCAAGGGCACCGGCGACTTCGGCGCCCTGGAGCCCGTGTGCCACCGCTACCGGGCCGGCGAAGAGGACGAGGACATCGAATACGTCGTCCAGGCCCTGCGGGAGTTGAAGGAGGAACTACGGCGGCGGGCGAAGGTGATTAAGTCCCTGCCGCGCTCGCGGTGCCCGGAGTCCAAGGTGACCCCGGAGCTGGCCGGCGACAAGAAGCTGGGCCTGCACCCGATCGTCCTCGGCTTCGACGAGTGCCAAGTCCCCTTCGAGCACGAGAAGTACGGCGCGGAGATCGAAGCCATCTGCACCGACCTGGTCAAGCGCGGGCCCGCGCTCGGCATGGTGGCGATGTTCGGCACCCAACGCCCGGACGCCAAGTCCCTGCCCACCGGCATCTCCGCCAACGCCGTCCTGCGGTTTTGCCTGAAGGTGATGGGCCAGCCCGCCAACGACATGGTGCTGGGCACCAGCATGTACAAGGCCGGCTACCGCGCCACGATGTTCTCCCGCTCCGACCGCGGCATCTGCTGGATGGCCGGCGAAGGCGACGACCCCCGCATCGTCGCCTCCGCCTTCGTCGACGCCGTCGGCGCGGAAACCGTCGTGGCCCGGGCCCGCGCCATGCGTGAGGAGTACGGCAACGTCACCGGCCACGCCATCGGCCAAACCCCCAACGCCACCGCAGGATCCGACATCCTCGCCGACGTCCTCGCGGTCATTCCGGCGCTGGAGAAGGCCGTGTGGTGCGAGCGCATCGCCACCCGCCTTGCCGAGCTGCGGCCGGAGGCCTACACCGGCTGGAAGGGCGAGAACGTCACCGCCGCGATGAAGCCCTGGGGCATCAAGCCCGGCCAGGTCTGGGGGCAGACCGACGACGGCGAAGGCCGCAACCGGCGCGGCATCGAACGCGCCGACATCACCGCCGCCATCACCCGCCGTGACGCCGACCGGGCCGCCGCATAG
- a CDS encoding NUDIX hydrolase: MPTENFETIRYTADVVAISDGRVLLIERGWDPYEGHWALPGGHVDAGETSRAAAARELAEETGVHVAADDLSQIGVFDCPDRDPRGRYITVAYLAVVPAGTVLAAGDDARSARWWPLDDLPPLAFDHADILHAITSN; encoded by the coding sequence ATGCCGACCGAGAACTTCGAGACCATCCGCTACACCGCCGACGTGGTCGCCATCAGCGACGGCCGCGTACTGCTCATCGAGCGAGGCTGGGACCCCTACGAAGGCCACTGGGCACTGCCCGGCGGCCACGTCGACGCCGGGGAGACCAGCCGCGCGGCGGCCGCGCGAGAACTGGCCGAGGAGACCGGCGTCCACGTGGCCGCCGACGACCTGAGCCAGATCGGCGTCTTCGACTGCCCCGACCGCGACCCGCGCGGCCGGTACATCACCGTCGCCTACCTCGCCGTCGTCCCCGCCGGCACCGTCCTCGCTGCTGGAGACGACGCCCGCTCCGCCCGCTGGTGGCCCCTGGACGACCTGCCGCCGCTCGCGTTCGACCACGCCGACATCCTCCACGCCATCACCAGCAACTAG